Proteins from one Acanthopagrus latus isolate v.2019 chromosome 18, fAcaLat1.1, whole genome shotgun sequence genomic window:
- the bcorl1 gene encoding BCL-6 corepressor-like protein 1 isoform X4, giving the protein MERLLCYGVRHFASPCFYSCNISLYYKENTHLTDSATPEACCVKETPMQVDPTLMNVGDGGTVSREISAPNKASASMVGNPPQTLPPEFRGDVTLSQQNKTTPTTDCKTAKACLDTSNYNHSPELSPPQQPNNAPMSGSALSSSEKRADKRAEAPKHKADGAGVFPAPQWSSGVKVSHEDSLSPCHSNVTTSKKSHPQTQSVQSVPPGFQCSTMFKPVQPVAFLPSTNFSSPLCKITLPPALGQIAALREATASQFQKEIQPQSSGVGGTPHMRTYPYPFSVGRTPAAEKKAGTSKLKSNHSSNKNTKSVGEHKSLASVVASPAIALPLQHPSLTSAAPTCYTLSPTAAICCGSALASLTSQSRLLNHVEKGNSIDKTNAGSLKTTPPSASEDHTACSAELRDVPLDLSAKSKRPKCLSDPPVTTIDPHNKELNQRDFVNSKRTHSTTYSSAVQYPVLPNTHRNGSHQKQINRPQNHQVPEPKPSWGKGSPQDPIKNIPGTYVGVASPILASTLRGKDGKGTFADEFQSFAKQEFISIIDQGEHLASGGKKPSCLMKGNHHAHSVKHVKNTSTAITKNCPSKGALTTALTSSPNAQIHPKSGPGKTAVPYSTTVVNPAWQQPPHLANQASSVQRKITQGSPKTKGTAVTDGSKFQSAHHSPSKPEDDKWERIKSPLSNLASIVKQQALETTALTGEGNTQASPVAPRKVDALTGSQDPQSKHASTFEYPPYWSVEKWPGVPSQGDSTQATKRHERTNATEPLENKSELNTSQGEDLGLQVKQGSSKPAGQSNILVSNASTNGNRMESKLAQVLEGGVSKKESGASDSPPSDKLEGMVAAILTGQCAGGGDKFEKKTNGTKEESPTKAKAAAIKKEKKTSPKKPPKEKSPTGPSKKAAGKKKKDTEKKTPTKVSCQNKKRQCAPVPEPSLTAGKLPPHTKETTPRDKISYGKVDQPTRNKPDSGSGPRREETPASLDSAAVPNKETEATESSFPRLRRGRRRADEARLDLWGFATPSPPPPPMPPPPAASLPPSPTPSQPTRRPRGRPRSNPLPQRGFQGKGKAARADGESPANKKRRRCRSKKYQTGEYITEKDKLEDGEHLQGSDSQRQDGGVPADPRADQCPSPAASSPEPPPRRSSFTRSGTVRYQESEEVSPEGNDKPSGKRKFKSKHLSDNDDQKIKTKRSSLGKRGASVAPDDDGADAKRTASPPPAPKTLPSSPPNKKGTSGKSSGSESPSKRPVPPEVRRLIVNKNAGETLLQRAARLGYQDVVQYCLEKDIREVNRRDNAGYTALHEASSRGWTQIVQMLLKHGADVNCSAQDGTRPLHDAVASDNLPIVWLLLNHGADPTLATYSGHTPVKLAHSPSMKTFLTEYFTDLEGRKEQDPTLHWDFYSSSLFETDQEPCWDFLLSEENQELEENTAGKTDPDLEKDSLLFEFSSEPLLPCYHVQVSLTQGFCNWFLLTDVLKRLKMSARIFRARYPHLEVVSLPPAELWKQVSVSQVSSALVSPYRGKRKEEDSKEEEEEGLVDLVRCVPELQRLLGSSIHILQEDEEEEEEEEEEETPRSTGKPRCR; this is encoded by the exons catATCACTGTATTATaaggaaaacacacacctgacgGACTCAGCTACCCCTGAGGCATGTTGTGTTAAAGAAACACCTATgcag GTGGATCCTACACTAATGAATGTAGGGGATGGAGGCACGGTGAGCAGAGAGATCAGTGCTCCAAATAAAGCGTCTGCTAGCATGGTGGGAAATCCCCCCCAGACGCTACCCCCTGAGTTTAGAGGAGATGTTACGCTCAGTCAGCAAAACAAGACCACTCCAACAACAGACTGTAAGACAGCAAAAGCCTGCCTGGACACTAGCAATTACAACCACAGCCCTGAGCTTTCTCCACCTCAACAGCCCAACAATGCACCGATGTCCGGCTCGGCCCTCAGCAGCTCAGAGAAGAGAGCAGACAAAAGGGCAGAGGCCCCTAAACACAAAGCCGATGGTGCTGGGGTCTTCCCCGCTCCTCAGTGGTCAAGTGGCGTAAAAGTCAGCCACGAGGACTCGCTCAGCCCCTGTCACAGCAATGTGACAACCAGTAAGAAATCCCACCCGCAAACACAGTCCGTGCAAAGTGTTCCACCTGGGTTTCAGTGCTCCACCATGTTTAAACCAGTCCAGCCCGTTGCCTTCCTTCCCTCCACTaatttttcttcccctctttgTAAAATCACTCTTCCACCAGCATTGGGTCAGATTGCAGCGCTGAGAGAAGCCACAGCCAGTCAGTTTCAGAAGGAAATCCAGCCTCAAAGCTCAGGTGTCGGAGGGACACCTCACATGCGGACCTATCCCTACCCGTTCTCTGTGGGCCGGACTCCAGCGGCCGAGAAAAAAGCAGGCACGTCGAAACTCAAATCAAACCATTCGTCTAATAAGAACACCAAATCTGTGGGAGAGCATAAGTCTTTAGCCTCTGTGGTAGCCTCACCAGCTATTGCCCTACCATTGCAGCACCCGTCATTAACTTCTGCAGCACCCACCTGCTACACGCTGTCTCCCACTGCTGCCATTTGCTGTGGCTCGGCGCTGGCCAGCCTCACTTCTCAGAGCAGACTGCTGAACCATGTGGAGAAAGGCAACAGCATAGACAAGACAAACGCAGGCTCTCTTAAAACAACACCTCCCTCGGCATCAGAGGACCACACGGCTTGCTCAGCTGAGCTGAGAGATGTACCTCTTGATTTGTCCGCCAAATCAAAACGTCCAAAATGCTTAAGTGACCCTCCAGTTACAACTATTGATCCTCATAATAAAGAACTGAATCAGCGAGATTTTGTGAACTCAAAGAGGACTCACTCTACAACTTATAGTTCAGCTGTGCAATACCCTGTCTTACCCAACACCCACAGAAATGGTTCTCatcaaaagcaaataaacaggCCTCAGAACCACCAGGTCCCAGAGCCCAAACCAAGCTGGGGTAAGGGATCTCCACAGGACCCCATCAAAAACATCCCTGGAACTTACGTTGGTGTTGCTAGCCCCATACTGGCTTCTACTCTACGGGGCAAAGATGGAAAAGGGACTTTTGCGGATGAATTTCAGAGTTTTGCAAAGCAGGAGTTTATATCTATAATCGACCAAGGAGAACATCTGGCCTCAGGGGGAAAGAAGCCATCCTGTCTGATGAAGGGCAACCATCATGCTCACAGTGTCAAGCATGTTAAAAACACCAGCACAGCCATTACTAAGAATTGTCCCTCTAAAGGAGCCCTAACGACTGCCCTGACGAGCTCTCCCAACGCTCAGATTCATCCGAAATCTGGACCTGGCAAAACGGCAGTGCCATACTCGACCACTGTTGTCAACCCAGCTTGGCAACAGCCGCCTCATCTGGCGAACCAAGCCTCGTCCGTTCAGAGAAAAATCACACAAGGATCTCCAAAGACCAAAGGCACCGCAGTGACGGATGGATCTAAGTTCCAGAGTGCCCATCACAGCCCGTCCAAACCTGAGGATGATAAGTGGGAGAGAATCAAGTCTCCCCTGTCGAACCTTGCGTCCATCGTAAAGCAGCAAGCTCTCGAAACAACAGCACTGACAGGCGAGGGTAATACTCAAGCTTCGCCTGTGGCACCGAGAAAAGTTGATGCTCTGACTGGGAGCCAAGACCCCCAATCTAAACATGCATCCACCTTTGAATACCCACCGTACTGGTCTGTGGAAAAATGGCCTGGTGTGCCATCTCAAGGGGATTCAACTCAAGCAACGAAGAGACACGAGAGGACGAACGCCACCGAGCCTTTGGAGAATAAATCAGAGTTAAACACCAGTCAGGGAGAAGATTTGGGACTACAAGTGAAGCAGGGCTCCTCAAAACCTGCTGGCCAGTCTAATATCTTAGTTAGCAATGCATCAACAAACGGTAACAGGATGGAGAGCAAACTAGCCCAGGTGTTAGAGGGGGGGGTATCGAAGAAAGAAAGTGGGGCATCAGACAGTCCTCCCAGTGACAAATTGGAGGGCATGGTTGCGGCTATTCTAACAGGCCAGTGTGCCGGGGGAGGCGACAAGTtcgagaaaaaaacaaatggaaccAAAGAGGAGTCGCCGACCAAAGCGAAAGCTGCTgccatcaaaaaagaaaagaaaaccagccCCAAGAAGCCCCCGAAGGAGAAGTCGCCAACGGGCCCGTCGAAGAAGGCtgcaggaaagaagaagaaagacacagaaaaaaagactccaACCAAAGTGTCTTGTCAGAATAAG AAGAGACAATGTGCACCTGTGCCGGAGCCGAGCCTAACAGCGGGAAAACTTCCTCCGCACACTAAAGAGACGACTCCAAGGGACAAGATCAGTTACGGCAAGGTTGATCAACCAACCCGCAACAAACCGG ATAGCGGCAGCGGTCCTCGCCGTGAAGAGACTCCAGCGTCTCTTGATAGCGCTGCTGTTCCCAATAAGGAGACCGAAGCGACAGAGAGCTCTTTCCCAAGACTGAGGAGAGGACGGCGGCGAGCTGATGAGGCTCGACTCGACCTCTGGGGCTTTGCAACCccttcccctccacccccaccgatgcctcctccccctgcagctTCTCTTCCACCCTCTCCGACTCCCAGCCAACCCACCCGCCGTCCGAGAGGGAGGCCCCGCTCAAACCCCCTGCCACAGCGCGGGTTTCAGGGCAAGGGCAAGGCAGCCCGCGCCGACGGTGAATCGCCCGCCAATAAGAAACGCCGGCGATGTCGCAGCAAAAAGTATCAGACTGGGGAGTACATCACTGAGAAAGACAAGCTGGAAGATGGAGAGCACCTCCAAGGGTCGGACTCCCAGAGACAGGACGGTGGTGTCCCAGCAG ATCCACGGGCGGATCAGTGTCCGAGTCCCGCTGCCTCCAGTCCCGAGCCGCCTCCTCGGAGGTCCTCGTTCACCCGCTCGGGGACGGTCCGCTACCAGGAGAGCGAGGAGGTCTCGCCAGAGGGCAACGACAAGCCGTCCGGGAAGAGGAAGTTCAAAAGCAAACACTTAAGTGACAACGACGATCAGAAG aTTAAGACCAAACGCAGCAGCCTGGGCAAGCGTGGTGCCTCAGTTGCTCCGGATGATGACGGTGCTGATGCAAAGAGAACAGCAAGCCCTCCACCGGCTCCAAAAACTTTGCCGTCGTCACCTCCGAATAAGAAAGGCACGTCTGGAAAAAGCAGCGGGTCAGAGTCTCCATCCAAGAGGCCTGTCCCCCCAGAGGTCCGGCGCCTGATTGTTAATAAGAATGCCGGGGAGACGTTGCTGCAGCGTGCCGCACGTTTGGGCTATCAG gatgTCGTTCAGTACTGTCTCGAGAAGGACATCAGGGAGGTCAATCGGCGGGATAATGCCGGGTACACTGCTCTCCACGAGGCGTCCTCTCGAGGCTGGACTCAGATTGTCCAGATGCTGCTGAAACACGGGGCCGATGTCAACTGTAGCGCCCAGGACGGAACACG GCCCCTTCATGACGCAGTAGCGAGCGATAACCTTCCGATCGTCTGGTTGCTCCTGAACCACGGTGCGGACCCGACCCTGGCTACCTACTCTGGACACACACCGGTGAAACTGGCTCACAGCCCGAGCATGAAGACCTTCCTCACAG aataTTTCACAGACCTGGAAGGACGGAAGGAACAGGATCCCACTTTACACTGGGATTTCTACAGCAGCTCCCTGTTTG AGACCGACCAGGAGCCCTGCTGGGACTTCCTGCTGtctgaggagaaccaggagctggaggagaacacGGCGGGGAAGACGGACCCGGACCTGGAAAAAGACAGTCTTCTGTTTGAGTTCTCCTCCGAGCCGCTGCTACCCTGCTACCACGTCCAGGTGTCGTTGACCCAGGG CTTTTGCAACTGGTTCCTCCTGACAGACGTCCTGAAGCGCCTCAAGATGTCGGCGCGGATCTTCCGGGCTCGTTACCCGCACCTGGAGGTGGTGAGCCTGCCGCCCGCTGAGCTCTGGAAGCAGGTGTCGGTGAGCCAGGTGAGCTCGGCTCTGGTGTCACCCTACAGAGGCAAACGcaaggaggaggacagcaaggaagaggaggaggaaggactTGTGGATCTGGTGCGATGTGTACCAGAGCTCCAGAGACTACTGGGCTCCTCCATTCACATCCtacaggaggacgaggaggaggaagaggaggaggaggaggaggagacgccGAGGAGCACAGGGAAGCCTCGCTGCCGATAG
- the bcorl1 gene encoding BCL-6 corepressor-like protein 1 isoform X2 gives MERLLCYGVRHFASPCFYSCNISLYYKENTHLTDSATPEACCVKETPMQVDPTLMNVGDGGTVSREISAPNKASASMVGNPPQTLPPEFRGDVTLSQQNKTTPTTDCKTAKACLDTSNYNHSPELSPPQQPNNAPMSGSALSSSEKRADKRAEAPKHKADGAGVFPAPQWSSGVKVSHEDSLSPCHSNVTTSKKSHPQTQSVQSVPPGFQCSTMFKPVQPVAFLPSTNFSSPLCKITLPPALGQIAALREATASQFQKEIQPQSSGVGGTPHMRTYPYPFSVGRTPAAEKKAGTSKLKSNHSSNKNTKSVGEHKSLASVVASPAIALPLQHPSLTSAAPTCYTLSPTAAICCGSALASLTSQSRLLNHVEKGNSIDKTNAGSLKTTPPSASEDHTACSAELRDVPLDLSAKSKRPKCLSDPPVTTIDPHNKELNQRDFVNSKRTHSTTYSSAVQYPVLPNTHRNGSHQKQINRPQNHQVPEPKPSWGKGSPQDPIKNIPGTYVGVASPILASTLRGKDGKGTFADEFQSFAKQEFISIIDQGEHLASGGKKPSCLMKGNHHAHSVKHVKNTSTAITKNCPSKGALTTALTSSPNAQIHPKSGPGKTAVPYSTTVVNPAWQQPPHLANQASSVQRKITQGSPKTKGTAVTDGSKFQSAHHSPSKPEDDKWERIKSPLSNLASIVKQQALETTALTGEGNTQASPVAPRKVDALTGSQDPQSKHASTFEYPPYWSVEKWPGVPSQGDSTQATKRHERTNATEPLENKSELNTSQGEDLGLQVKQGSSKPAGQSNILVSNASTNGNRMESKLAQVLEGGVSKKESGASDSPPSDKLEGMVAAILTGQCAGGGDKFEKKTNGTKEESPTKAKAAAIKKEKKTSPKKPPKEKSPTGPSKKAAGKKKKDTEKKTPTKVSCQNKKRQCAPVPEPSLTAGKLPPHTKETTPRDKISYGKVDQPTRNKPVTDSGSGPRREETPASLDSAAVPNKETEATESSFPRLRRGRRRADEARLDLWGFATPSPPPPPMPPPPAASLPPSPTPSQPTRRPRGRPRSNPLPQRGFQGKGKAARADGESPANKKRRRCRSKKYQTGEYITEKDKLEDGEHLQGSDSQRQDGGVPADPRADQCPSPAASSPEPPPRRSSFTRSGTVRYQESEEVSPEGNDKPSGKRKFKSKHLSDNDDQKIKTKRSSLGKRGASVAPDDDGADAKRTASPPPAPKTLPSSPPNKKGTSGKSSGSESPSKRPVPPEVRRLIVNKNAGETLLQRAARLGYQDVVQYCLEKDIREVNRRDNAGYTALHEASSRGWTQIVQMLLKHGADVNCSAQDGTRPLHDAVASDNLPIVWLLLNHGADPTLATYSGHTPVKLAHSPSMKTFLTEYFTDLEGRKEQDPTLHWDFYSSSLFETDQEPCWDFLLSEENQELEENTAGKTDPDLEKDSLLFEFSSEPLLPCYHVQVSLTQGFCNWFLLTDVLKRLKMSARIFRARYPHLEVVSLPPAELWKQVSVSQVSSALVSPYRGKRKEEDSKEEEEEGLVDLVRCVPELQRLLGSSIHILQEDEEEEEEEEEEETPRSTGKPRCR, from the exons catATCACTGTATTATaaggaaaacacacacctgacgGACTCAGCTACCCCTGAGGCATGTTGTGTTAAAGAAACACCTATgcag GTGGATCCTACACTAATGAATGTAGGGGATGGAGGCACGGTGAGCAGAGAGATCAGTGCTCCAAATAAAGCGTCTGCTAGCATGGTGGGAAATCCCCCCCAGACGCTACCCCCTGAGTTTAGAGGAGATGTTACGCTCAGTCAGCAAAACAAGACCACTCCAACAACAGACTGTAAGACAGCAAAAGCCTGCCTGGACACTAGCAATTACAACCACAGCCCTGAGCTTTCTCCACCTCAACAGCCCAACAATGCACCGATGTCCGGCTCGGCCCTCAGCAGCTCAGAGAAGAGAGCAGACAAAAGGGCAGAGGCCCCTAAACACAAAGCCGATGGTGCTGGGGTCTTCCCCGCTCCTCAGTGGTCAAGTGGCGTAAAAGTCAGCCACGAGGACTCGCTCAGCCCCTGTCACAGCAATGTGACAACCAGTAAGAAATCCCACCCGCAAACACAGTCCGTGCAAAGTGTTCCACCTGGGTTTCAGTGCTCCACCATGTTTAAACCAGTCCAGCCCGTTGCCTTCCTTCCCTCCACTaatttttcttcccctctttgTAAAATCACTCTTCCACCAGCATTGGGTCAGATTGCAGCGCTGAGAGAAGCCACAGCCAGTCAGTTTCAGAAGGAAATCCAGCCTCAAAGCTCAGGTGTCGGAGGGACACCTCACATGCGGACCTATCCCTACCCGTTCTCTGTGGGCCGGACTCCAGCGGCCGAGAAAAAAGCAGGCACGTCGAAACTCAAATCAAACCATTCGTCTAATAAGAACACCAAATCTGTGGGAGAGCATAAGTCTTTAGCCTCTGTGGTAGCCTCACCAGCTATTGCCCTACCATTGCAGCACCCGTCATTAACTTCTGCAGCACCCACCTGCTACACGCTGTCTCCCACTGCTGCCATTTGCTGTGGCTCGGCGCTGGCCAGCCTCACTTCTCAGAGCAGACTGCTGAACCATGTGGAGAAAGGCAACAGCATAGACAAGACAAACGCAGGCTCTCTTAAAACAACACCTCCCTCGGCATCAGAGGACCACACGGCTTGCTCAGCTGAGCTGAGAGATGTACCTCTTGATTTGTCCGCCAAATCAAAACGTCCAAAATGCTTAAGTGACCCTCCAGTTACAACTATTGATCCTCATAATAAAGAACTGAATCAGCGAGATTTTGTGAACTCAAAGAGGACTCACTCTACAACTTATAGTTCAGCTGTGCAATACCCTGTCTTACCCAACACCCACAGAAATGGTTCTCatcaaaagcaaataaacaggCCTCAGAACCACCAGGTCCCAGAGCCCAAACCAAGCTGGGGTAAGGGATCTCCACAGGACCCCATCAAAAACATCCCTGGAACTTACGTTGGTGTTGCTAGCCCCATACTGGCTTCTACTCTACGGGGCAAAGATGGAAAAGGGACTTTTGCGGATGAATTTCAGAGTTTTGCAAAGCAGGAGTTTATATCTATAATCGACCAAGGAGAACATCTGGCCTCAGGGGGAAAGAAGCCATCCTGTCTGATGAAGGGCAACCATCATGCTCACAGTGTCAAGCATGTTAAAAACACCAGCACAGCCATTACTAAGAATTGTCCCTCTAAAGGAGCCCTAACGACTGCCCTGACGAGCTCTCCCAACGCTCAGATTCATCCGAAATCTGGACCTGGCAAAACGGCAGTGCCATACTCGACCACTGTTGTCAACCCAGCTTGGCAACAGCCGCCTCATCTGGCGAACCAAGCCTCGTCCGTTCAGAGAAAAATCACACAAGGATCTCCAAAGACCAAAGGCACCGCAGTGACGGATGGATCTAAGTTCCAGAGTGCCCATCACAGCCCGTCCAAACCTGAGGATGATAAGTGGGAGAGAATCAAGTCTCCCCTGTCGAACCTTGCGTCCATCGTAAAGCAGCAAGCTCTCGAAACAACAGCACTGACAGGCGAGGGTAATACTCAAGCTTCGCCTGTGGCACCGAGAAAAGTTGATGCTCTGACTGGGAGCCAAGACCCCCAATCTAAACATGCATCCACCTTTGAATACCCACCGTACTGGTCTGTGGAAAAATGGCCTGGTGTGCCATCTCAAGGGGATTCAACTCAAGCAACGAAGAGACACGAGAGGACGAACGCCACCGAGCCTTTGGAGAATAAATCAGAGTTAAACACCAGTCAGGGAGAAGATTTGGGACTACAAGTGAAGCAGGGCTCCTCAAAACCTGCTGGCCAGTCTAATATCTTAGTTAGCAATGCATCAACAAACGGTAACAGGATGGAGAGCAAACTAGCCCAGGTGTTAGAGGGGGGGGTATCGAAGAAAGAAAGTGGGGCATCAGACAGTCCTCCCAGTGACAAATTGGAGGGCATGGTTGCGGCTATTCTAACAGGCCAGTGTGCCGGGGGAGGCGACAAGTtcgagaaaaaaacaaatggaaccAAAGAGGAGTCGCCGACCAAAGCGAAAGCTGCTgccatcaaaaaagaaaagaaaaccagccCCAAGAAGCCCCCGAAGGAGAAGTCGCCAACGGGCCCGTCGAAGAAGGCtgcaggaaagaagaagaaagacacagaaaaaaagactccaACCAAAGTGTCTTGTCAGAATAAG AAGAGACAATGTGCACCTGTGCCGGAGCCGAGCCTAACAGCGGGAAAACTTCCTCCGCACACTAAAGAGACGACTCCAAGGGACAAGATCAGTTACGGCAAGGTTGATCAACCAACCCGCAACAAACCGG TTACAGATAGCGGCAGCGGTCCTCGCCGTGAAGAGACTCCAGCGTCTCTTGATAGCGCTGCTGTTCCCAATAAGGAGACCGAAGCGACAGAGAGCTCTTTCCCAAGACTGAGGAGAGGACGGCGGCGAGCTGATGAGGCTCGACTCGACCTCTGGGGCTTTGCAACCccttcccctccacccccaccgatgcctcctccccctgcagctTCTCTTCCACCCTCTCCGACTCCCAGCCAACCCACCCGCCGTCCGAGAGGGAGGCCCCGCTCAAACCCCCTGCCACAGCGCGGGTTTCAGGGCAAGGGCAAGGCAGCCCGCGCCGACGGTGAATCGCCCGCCAATAAGAAACGCCGGCGATGTCGCAGCAAAAAGTATCAGACTGGGGAGTACATCACTGAGAAAGACAAGCTGGAAGATGGAGAGCACCTCCAAGGGTCGGACTCCCAGAGACAGGACGGTGGTGTCCCAGCAG ATCCACGGGCGGATCAGTGTCCGAGTCCCGCTGCCTCCAGTCCCGAGCCGCCTCCTCGGAGGTCCTCGTTCACCCGCTCGGGGACGGTCCGCTACCAGGAGAGCGAGGAGGTCTCGCCAGAGGGCAACGACAAGCCGTCCGGGAAGAGGAAGTTCAAAAGCAAACACTTAAGTGACAACGACGATCAGAAG aTTAAGACCAAACGCAGCAGCCTGGGCAAGCGTGGTGCCTCAGTTGCTCCGGATGATGACGGTGCTGATGCAAAGAGAACAGCAAGCCCTCCACCGGCTCCAAAAACTTTGCCGTCGTCACCTCCGAATAAGAAAGGCACGTCTGGAAAAAGCAGCGGGTCAGAGTCTCCATCCAAGAGGCCTGTCCCCCCAGAGGTCCGGCGCCTGATTGTTAATAAGAATGCCGGGGAGACGTTGCTGCAGCGTGCCGCACGTTTGGGCTATCAG gatgTCGTTCAGTACTGTCTCGAGAAGGACATCAGGGAGGTCAATCGGCGGGATAATGCCGGGTACACTGCTCTCCACGAGGCGTCCTCTCGAGGCTGGACTCAGATTGTCCAGATGCTGCTGAAACACGGGGCCGATGTCAACTGTAGCGCCCAGGACGGAACACG GCCCCTTCATGACGCAGTAGCGAGCGATAACCTTCCGATCGTCTGGTTGCTCCTGAACCACGGTGCGGACCCGACCCTGGCTACCTACTCTGGACACACACCGGTGAAACTGGCTCACAGCCCGAGCATGAAGACCTTCCTCACAG aataTTTCACAGACCTGGAAGGACGGAAGGAACAGGATCCCACTTTACACTGGGATTTCTACAGCAGCTCCCTGTTTG AGACCGACCAGGAGCCCTGCTGGGACTTCCTGCTGtctgaggagaaccaggagctggaggagaacacGGCGGGGAAGACGGACCCGGACCTGGAAAAAGACAGTCTTCTGTTTGAGTTCTCCTCCGAGCCGCTGCTACCCTGCTACCACGTCCAGGTGTCGTTGACCCAGGG CTTTTGCAACTGGTTCCTCCTGACAGACGTCCTGAAGCGCCTCAAGATGTCGGCGCGGATCTTCCGGGCTCGTTACCCGCACCTGGAGGTGGTGAGCCTGCCGCCCGCTGAGCTCTGGAAGCAGGTGTCGGTGAGCCAGGTGAGCTCGGCTCTGGTGTCACCCTACAGAGGCAAACGcaaggaggaggacagcaaggaagaggaggaggaaggactTGTGGATCTGGTGCGATGTGTACCAGAGCTCCAGAGACTACTGGGCTCCTCCATTCACATCCtacaggaggacgaggaggaggaagaggaggaggaggaggaggagacgccGAGGAGCACAGGGAAGCCTCGCTGCCGATAG